A window from Myxococcus fulvus encodes these proteins:
- a CDS encoding winged helix-turn-helix domain-containing protein gives MKAPFEQLASLDRLIHEPARLSLLTALAACESADFLYLQGLTGLSKGNLSSHLSKLEEAGFIAVEKQFRGKTPHTQLRITAEGRQAVERHWEQLEKLRGSARRWVPEKGST, from the coding sequence GTGAAGGCCCCCTTCGAACAGCTCGCCTCGCTGGACAGGCTCATCCACGAGCCGGCGCGCCTGTCGCTGCTCACCGCGCTGGCCGCGTGCGAGAGCGCGGACTTCCTCTACCTGCAGGGCCTCACCGGCCTGTCCAAGGGCAACCTCTCCAGCCACCTGTCGAAGCTGGAGGAGGCGGGCTTCATCGCCGTGGAGAAGCAGTTCCGGGGCAAGACGCCCCACACCCAGCTGCGCATCACCGCCGAGGGACGACAGGCGGTGGAGCGCCACTGGGAGCAGCTGGAGAAGCTGCGCGGCAGCGCTCGCCGCTGGGTGCCGGAGAAGGGCTCGACGTAG